The Emcibacteraceae bacterium genome contains a region encoding:
- a CDS encoding 5-formyltetrahydrofolate cyclo-ligase yields the protein MSDKKSLREASLIRRAEAKAKDNGMAARKIASQVIMLPELDEIRTISGFIPINDEMDCLTILKVLHAARFPLCLPTIRAKKEPLEFNSWDLREPLDNGPFGTKQSTGAIVSPDVLLVPLLAFDKNGARLGYGGGYYDRTLEKLRNKNPDVIAIGIAYDDQKLDSVPTESYDQPLDMVITEKTTYRFK from the coding sequence ATGTCTGATAAAAAATCATTAAGAGAGGCATCTTTAATCCGCAGGGCAGAAGCCAAAGCCAAAGATAATGGCATGGCAGCCAGAAAAATAGCCTCACAGGTAATCATGCTTCCTGAACTTGATGAAATCAGAACTATTTCAGGATTTATCCCCATTAATGATGAAATGGACTGCTTGACGATATTAAAGGTTTTGCATGCGGCGCGTTTTCCATTATGTCTTCCAACAATCAGGGCGAAGAAAGAACCTCTTGAATTTAATTCCTGGGACTTAAGGGAACCACTTGATAATGGCCCCTTTGGCACAAAACAGTCCACAGGGGCAATTGTTTCACCGGACGTTTTGCTGGTACCGCTTCTTGCCTTTGATAAAAATGGCGCCCGTTTGGGTTATGGTGGCGGCTATTATGATCGGACACTTGAAAAGCTGAGGAATAAAAACCCGGATGTAATTGCAATCGGCATAGCCTATGATGATCAAAAACTTGATAGCGTTCCAACGGAAAGCTATGATCAACCGTTAGATATGGTTATAACCGAAAAAACAACATACAGGTTTAAATAA
- the tolQ gene encoding protein TolQ yields the protein MAQDVAQSAVEAVEAIDLGGTSPDFSFFGMFWQANFTVQVVMLILLAASVWCWAIIYDKYRRLRKVHESADEFEGEFWSGNSLEDLYERTRHAADHPLAMLFVAAMREWQRSSIASTGRIAMGAQERIYRVMQVTVSREMERLEHYLSVLATVGSTAPFVGLFGTVWGIMNSFQSIASSNNSSLAVVAPGIAEALAATAMGLVAAIPAVVAYNVLSADLGRYANRLESFAEEFGTILSRQMDEE from the coding sequence ATGGCACAAGACGTTGCACAAAGTGCAGTAGAGGCGGTAGAAGCAATTGACTTAGGTGGTACTTCGCCGGATTTTTCATTTTTCGGCATGTTTTGGCAGGCAAATTTTACTGTTCAGGTCGTTATGCTGATTTTGCTTGCAGCATCAGTTTGGTGTTGGGCAATTATTTACGACAAATACAGAAGATTACGGAAAGTGCATGAAAGCGCAGATGAATTTGAAGGTGAATTCTGGTCTGGAAACAGTCTTGAAGACCTGTATGAGCGGACACGACATGCTGCCGATCATCCACTTGCCATGCTTTTTGTAGCCGCAATGCGTGAATGGCAAAGGTCTTCCATTGCCAGCACAGGCAGAATTGCCATGGGCGCCCAGGAAAGAATTTACCGTGTCATGCAGGTTACTGTCAGCCGGGAAATGGAAAGACTTGAGCATTATTTAAGTGTGCTGGCCACCGTCGGCTCCACAGCACCATTTGTTGGTCTGTTTGGAACCGTTTGGGGTATTATGAACAGTTTTCAGTCAATCGCCTCGTCAAATAATTCATCACTGGCGGTCGTGGCCCCCGGTATTGCAGAGGCGCTTGCCGCAACGGCCATGGGGCTGGTCGCCGCGATCCCGGCTGTGGTTGCTTATAACGTACTTTCAGCGGATTTAGGCCGATATGCCAACAGGCTTGAGAGCTTTGCTGAAGAATTTGGCACAATTCTCTCGCGCCAGATGGATGAGGAGTAA
- the ybgF gene encoding tol-pal system protein YbgF, giving the protein MLNKILIMKDILPGFLVFSLSAVILLGTTDHVSAQSTRERLTAIEKQLNALQRRVFTPGSRFQSGSDGGSNDAAGIDTSAVAAAPAGSEGQLIAEINIRISELETQLRQMTGKVEEANFKVENMARQLETMQKDYEFRFAELEKGVGAGTLPAMGGAAASMPSGGAPLPTGSPKQQYDYAYGLVSNAQYEQAEISFLEFLKAHPDDELAGNAQYWLGQTYYARGNYTDATRTFLEGMSKYPDSSKAPAYLLKVGMSLNLLGEKQEACEVYRELNARFPNSSENTRMRPVEERKAGCN; this is encoded by the coding sequence ATGTTGAACAAAATTTTGATAATGAAAGATATATTGCCTGGATTTTTAGTATTCTCCCTGTCAGCAGTGATTTTACTGGGCACAACGGATCATGTGTCTGCTCAATCAACCAGAGAACGTCTTACGGCAATTGAAAAACAGCTCAATGCATTGCAACGAAGGGTATTTACGCCGGGTAGCCGTTTTCAGTCAGGGAGTGATGGCGGAAGTAATGACGCGGCAGGCATTGATACATCTGCTGTTGCCGCCGCCCCGGCCGGGTCCGAAGGTCAGCTGATTGCTGAAATAAATATTCGTATTTCCGAACTTGAAACCCAGCTTCGCCAGATGACAGGAAAAGTGGAAGAGGCAAATTTCAAAGTTGAAAATATGGCTCGTCAGCTTGAGACCATGCAAAAAGATTATGAATTTCGCTTTGCCGAGCTTGAAAAAGGGGTTGGTGCAGGAACTTTGCCAGCGATGGGTGGTGCAGCGGCCTCTATGCCGTCTGGAGGTGCCCCGCTTCCTACAGGATCGCCAAAACAGCAATATGATTATGCATATGGTCTTGTGTCCAATGCACAATATGAGCAGGCCGAAATCAGTTTCCTTGAATTTTTAAAAGCGCACCCCGATGATGAGCTTGCCGGCAATGCCCAGTATTGGCTGGGTCAGACTTATTACGCCCGTGGGAATTATACGGATGCTACCCGCACCTTCCTGGAAGGGATGAGCAAATATCCGGACAGTTCGAAAGCACCGGCATATCTTCTTAAGGTGGGAATGTCGCTTAATCTGCTGGGCGAAAAACAGGAAGCCTGTGAAGTATACCGCGAACTGAATGCCCGTTTTCCGAACAGTTCTGAAAACACGCGTATGCGGCCCGTTGAGGAAAGAAAAGCAGGATGCAATTAG
- the pal gene encoding peptidoglycan-associated lipoprotein Pal has protein sequence MLNKFYAKLLIMAGAALVLSACANSGSDTMDNTPPPEPAPAPAPAPAPTPAPVDTTTQEYLENQVMGGGMDASLVHFAFDRYDIDATARNILQAQANWMKANSSVNVIIEGHCDERGTREYNIALGDRRANAVKNYLVAMGVSASRIRTVSYGKERPISTVDAENRRGKTRVN, from the coding sequence ATGCTAAATAAATTTTATGCAAAATTATTAATTATGGCCGGGGCAGCACTGGTTTTAAGTGCGTGTGCGAATTCAGGGAGTGATACAATGGATAACACACCTCCTCCTGAGCCAGCACCAGCACCAGCACCGGCGCCAGCACCTACACCGGCACCTGTTGACACAACAACTCAGGAATACCTTGAAAATCAAGTTATGGGCGGTGGAATGGATGCTTCATTGGTGCATTTCGCTTTTGACCGTTATGATATTGATGCAACAGCACGTAACATTCTGCAGGCGCAGGCAAACTGGATGAAAGCCAACTCATCTGTAAATGTTATTATTGAAGGTCACTGTGACGAGCGCGGTACACGTGAATATAACATTGCTCTTGGTGATCGTCGTGCCAACGCGGTTAAAAACTACCTTGTTGCGATGGGTGTCAGCGCGTCACGTATTCGTACTGTCAGCTACGGCAAGGAACGCCCGATCAGCACAGTCGATGCGGAAAACCGGCGCGGAAAAACACGCGTAAATTAA
- the ybgC gene encoding tol-pal system-associated acyl-CoA thioesterase, with protein MTEILPHSGTIKENIHYFPLRVYYEDTDVGGVVYYANYLKFMERARSEMLRVLGIDQKGMLDYNNPEDVSFVVKRAEIDFKKPARFDDNLIVRSEIIDRGGASIVIRQIITKKEEELVLGIIKIAAIGKDGKPKRLPKAIAERFE; from the coding sequence ATGACTGAAATTTTGCCACATTCTGGAACTATTAAAGAAAATATACATTATTTTCCGCTACGTGTTTATTACGAAGATACTGATGTCGGCGGAGTGGTTTATTATGCCAATTATCTTAAATTCATGGAGCGTGCACGTTCCGAGATGCTCAGGGTACTTGGTATTGATCAAAAGGGTATGTTAGATTATAACAACCCGGAAGACGTCAGTTTTGTAGTAAAAAGAGCGGAAATTGACTTTAAAAAACCTGCTCGATTTGATGATAATTTGATTGTGAGGAGCGAAATCATCGACCGCGGCGGTGCCAGCATCGTTATCAGGCAAATTATCACTAAAAAAGAAGAAGAACTGGTTCTGGGAATAATAAAAATTGCCGCAATCGGCAAAGACGGAAAACCAAAAAGATTGCCTAAGGCAATTGCAGAAAGATTTGAATAA
- the tolB gene encoding Tol-Pal system beta propeller repeat protein TolB: MNLFKILLVSVIGVVSATVSANAVIEIDITRGNVQPLPIAVTPLAGSGAQMTTAGSVMEIGKQISQVVTADLERSGLFNAIDPRAFINSDNATAAPQFANWRAVGAQALVTGATILREDGQLRVEFRLWDVLAGSQMAGLALTGSPQSWRRVAHKISDAIYKRLTGEEGYFDTRIVYISESGPYLNRIKRLAIMDQDGYNHQFMTDGSFMVLNPRFSPTSQEITYLSYYNDTPRVYLFNINTGKSEMLGEFRGMTFAPRFSPDGKNVIMSKAEHGNTDIFVMELATRRIKQLTTNSAIDTSPSYSPFGRYITFTSDRGGTPQLYVMDADGGNIKRISFGQGLYSTPVWSPRGDLIAFTKQTGGKFYIGVIRPDGSGERILTESYFEEGPTWSPNGRVIMYYRKYPYDNRGGGGETQLWSIDLTGYNERQVLTPLDGSDPAWSPLLDRR, translated from the coding sequence GTGAATTTGTTTAAGATTTTGTTGGTATCTGTTATTGGGGTTGTTTCTGCAACTGTATCGGCAAATGCTGTGATAGAAATTGATATCACGCGCGGTAATGTTCAGCCGCTCCCAATTGCTGTTACACCGCTTGCCGGAAGTGGAGCACAAATGACAACAGCCGGTTCCGTTATGGAAATCGGCAAGCAGATTTCCCAGGTTGTAACCGCTGATCTTGAACGCTCGGGTCTTTTTAATGCAATTGATCCTCGCGCTTTTATTAATTCGGATAACGCGACGGCGGCTCCCCAATTTGCAAACTGGCGTGCTGTTGGTGCCCAGGCTCTTGTAACAGGGGCGACAATTTTGCGTGAAGATGGCCAGCTGCGGGTGGAATTCAGACTTTGGGATGTTTTGGCAGGATCACAAATGGCCGGACTTGCGCTGACGGGCTCGCCACAAAGCTGGCGCCGTGTAGCGCATAAAATTTCAGACGCCATCTACAAAAGGCTTACGGGGGAAGAAGGCTATTTTGACACCCGGATCGTGTATATTTCGGAAAGTGGTCCATATCTAAACCGTATTAAGCGTCTCGCGATTATGGATCAGGATGGGTATAACCATCAATTCATGACAGACGGGTCTTTCATGGTACTTAATCCCCGTTTTTCACCAACATCACAGGAAATTACATATCTTTCCTATTATAACGATACACCGCGTGTTTATCTTTTTAATATCAATACCGGCAAATCGGAAATGTTGGGTGAATTCAGGGGCATGACCTTCGCGCCACGTTTTTCACCGGACGGTAAAAATGTCATTATGTCAAAAGCCGAGCATGGCAATACCGATATTTTTGTTATGGAGCTGGCAACCCGCAGGATTAAGCAGCTGACGACAAATTCAGCGATTGATACCAGCCCGAGTTATTCACCCTTTGGTCGTTATATTACATTTACATCTGACCGTGGAGGCACCCCGCAGCTTTATGTGATGGATGCGGATGGCGGCAATATTAAAAGGATCAGTTTTGGTCAGGGCCTTTATTCAACACCTGTCTGGTCTCCCCGTGGTGACCTGATTGCGTTTACTAAGCAGACTGGAGGCAAATTTTATATAGGGGTCATTCGTCCGGACGGGTCCGGCGAACGGATATTAACCGAAAGTTATTTTGAGGAAGGGCCGACATGGTCACCAAATGGACGGGTCATCATGTACTATCGGAAATATCCTTATGATAACAGGGGAGGAGGCGGAGAAACCCAGTTATGGTCGATTGATTTGACTGGATATAATGAAAGACAGGTCTTAACGCCCCTTGATGGATCAGACCCTGCCTGGTCACCATTATTGGATAGACGTTAA
- a CDS encoding YebC/PmpR family DNA-binding transcriptional regulator, translated as MAGHSKFKNIMYRKGAQDKKRSSLFSKLSKEITVAAKMGGPDPDSNARLRLAVQNARTQSMPKDNITRAINKSQGGDSDNYDEIRYEGFGPGGTAIIVESLTDNRNRAATDIRTAFSKNGGNMGENGSVSYQFDKVGEIIFEDSDISADDMFELALEAGAENVETDGTTHEITCAMEELNNVSTALEKAAGVEAKSTKLVWKAQNTIELGLEDATRLMKMIDALEDLDDVQDVYGNYEIPDDVMEQLDA; from the coding sequence ATGGCAGGCCATTCCAAGTTTAAGAATATTATGTATAGAAAAGGCGCGCAGGATAAAAAGCGCTCCTCGCTATTCAGTAAATTATCAAAAGAAATCACCGTTGCGGCAAAAATGGGCGGTCCTGACCCGGACTCAAATGCACGGCTTCGTCTCGCTGTTCAGAATGCCCGCACACAAAGTATGCCCAAGGATAATATCACCCGTGCCATCAATAAATCACAAGGCGGTGATAGTGATAATTATGATGAAATCCGTTATGAGGGGTTCGGCCCCGGCGGTACTGCGATTATTGTTGAAAGTCTTACTGATAACAGAAACCGTGCAGCAACGGATATCCGCACGGCTTTCTCGAAAAACGGTGGAAATATGGGTGAAAATGGCAGTGTTTCCTATCAGTTTGACAAGGTGGGGGAAATTATTTTCGAGGATAGCGATATATCCGCAGATGATATGTTTGAATTGGCGCTGGAGGCCGGTGCGGAAAATGTTGAAACGGATGGCACCACCCACGAAATTACCTGTGCAATGGAAGAGTTGAATAATGTTTCAACAGCTCTTGAAAAAGCAGCTGGCGTCGAAGCCAAATCAACTAAACTGGTGTGGAAAGCTCAGAATACCATTGAACTTGGTCTTGAAGATGCAACCAGACTAATGAAAATGATTGATGCCCTGGAAGATCTTGATGATGTTCAGGACGTTTATGGAAATTATGAAATTCCTGATGATGTAATGGAGCAGCTCGACGCGTGA
- a CDS encoding cell division protein ZapA, with protein MGQVTVKFNNQEHHLACQDGGEERLRMLAEYIDKRAASLVERMGPVGDLRLLLMTAIIIADEMQEINDGELPSNAEAEAEVKRMDVAMGKAVLRIEELARSLEA; from the coding sequence ATGGGACAGGTTACAGTAAAGTTTAATAATCAGGAACATCATCTTGCCTGTCAGGACGGTGGCGAAGAACGGCTTAGAATGCTTGCAGAATATATTGATAAACGTGCTGCAAGTCTTGTTGAACGGATGGGGCCGGTCGGTGATTTGAGATTGCTGTTGATGACAGCCATTATCATTGCGGATGAAATGCAGGAAATTAACGACGGAGAACTTCCAAGCAACGCCGAAGCAGAGGCAGAAGTAAAACGTATGGATGTTGCAATGGGTAAAGCCGTCCTCAGGATTGAGGAACTTGCCCGGAGCCTAGAGGCCTAG
- the ruvB gene encoding Holliday junction branch migration DNA helicase RuvB, producing MTDQEDRIISSEKMEGDFEASLRPATLAEFIGQRKACDNLKVFIEAAKARGKSLDHVLFFGPPGLGKTTLAQIMARELGVNFRATAGPVISKSGDLAALLTNLEENDILFIDEIHRLNPAVEEILYPAMEDFHLDLIIGEGPAARSVRIDLPPFTLVGATTRSGLLTTPLRDRFGIPTRLNFYEPEDLEKIVSRAARVLGVEMTRDGALEIARRARGTPRIAGRLLRRVSDFALVAGSGPITAEIADSALKRLEVDKRGLDAMDHKYMKCIGEHYGGGPVGIETLAAALSEPRDAIEDIIEPYLMQMGLVQRTPRGRMLSPQAFEHIGLKAPKNFEAAQLNLLENETKK from the coding sequence ATGACCGATCAGGAAGACCGCATCATCAGTAGCGAAAAAATGGAAGGGGATTTTGAAGCTTCCCTTCGTCCTGCAACATTGGCCGAATTTATTGGACAGCGTAAAGCCTGTGATAATTTAAAAGTGTTTATCGAGGCCGCGAAAGCACGGGGCAAATCCCTTGATCATGTGCTTTTTTTTGGCCCTCCGGGCCTTGGAAAAACCACTCTCGCACAGATAATGGCAAGAGAACTGGGCGTGAATTTTCGGGCTACAGCGGGGCCGGTGATATCAAAATCAGGTGACCTTGCTGCGCTTCTGACCAATCTTGAAGAAAATGATATTCTTTTTATCGATGAAATTCATCGTCTTAATCCGGCGGTGGAAGAAATTTTATATCCGGCGATGGAGGATTTTCATCTAGATCTGATCATTGGTGAAGGTCCGGCAGCAAGATCGGTAAGGATTGATCTGCCACCATTCACGCTGGTCGGGGCAACTACGCGTTCGGGGTTGCTGACAACGCCGCTGCGGGATCGTTTTGGCATTCCGACACGGCTTAATTTTTACGAACCGGAAGATCTTGAGAAAATCGTAAGCAGGGCAGCCCGCGTGCTTGGTGTTGAAATGACCAGGGACGGGGCCCTTGAAATTGCCAGACGTGCGCGGGGTACACCGCGTATTGCCGGTCGACTGCTGCGGCGGGTCAGCGATTTTGCCCTAGTCGCCGGCAGCGGACCGATCACTGCTGAAATTGCTGATAGTGCCCTAAAAAGGCTGGAAGTCGATAAACGCGGCCTTGATGCCATGGACCATAAATATATGAAATGCATTGGCGAACATTATGGTGGTGGCCCGGTCGGTATTGAAACCCTCGCGGCCGCTTTAAGTGAGCCAAGGGATGCTATTGAGGATATTATTGAGCCTTATCTGATGCAAATGGGGCTCGTCCAGCGGACGCCAAGAGGGCGCATGCTTTCCCCGCAGGCATTTGAACATATCGGCCTAAAAGCACCGAAGAATTTTGAAGCGGCCCAGCTTAACCTGCTCGAAAATGAGACAAAAAAGTAA
- the ruvA gene encoding Holliday junction branch migration protein RuvA: protein MIAKLRGILDSYGEDWCIIDVGGVGYHVFCSSKTLNNLNAVGQEVTLYIETHIREDHFHLYGFATELERDWFRLVQTVQGVGAKVALAILSVAGPDELSSSIAAQDKTVVGQAAGVGPKLATRIVNELKDKVAKFAVLPIKSAGGTSVKQTALADAVSALTNLGYKQAEAYRAVSKALSDGADDDVQTLIRLGLKELSK from the coding sequence ATGATCGCCAAGCTCAGGGGAATTCTGGACAGTTATGGTGAAGACTGGTGTATCATTGATGTTGGGGGTGTTGGGTATCATGTTTTTTGTTCATCAAAAACGCTTAATAATTTGAACGCAGTCGGACAGGAAGTCACTCTCTATATTGAAACGCATATTCGTGAAGATCATTTTCATTTATATGGCTTTGCGACTGAACTGGAACGGGATTGGTTCAGGCTGGTTCAAACAGTTCAGGGGGTTGGGGCAAAAGTGGCGCTGGCCATTCTGTCCGTTGCTGGCCCTGATGAGCTTTCAAGCTCTATAGCAGCGCAGGATAAAACAGTCGTGGGTCAGGCCGCAGGTGTCGGTCCCAAACTGGCAACCCGGATCGTCAATGAGTTAAAAGACAAAGTCGCTAAATTTGCTGTGTTGCCTATTAAATCAGCTGGAGGAACATCCGTTAAGCAGACGGCACTTGCTGATGCGGTTTCCGCACTCACCAATCTGGGCTATAAACAGGCGGAAGCTTACCGTGCCGTATCAAAAGCATTAAGTGACGGGGCGGATGATGATGTCCAGACCCTAATCAGGCTTGGATTAAAGGAGCTGTCTAAATGA
- a CDS encoding TIGR00282 family metallophosphoesterase, translated as MRIIYLGDLIGRSGRNIVAEKLPEIKDRLKPDAIIVNGENSAAGFGITEKIARELFDLGVNVISTGNHVWDQKDIKSYINNEPRLIRPINYPEGTPGKGSTIFEDKRGRRLLVINVMGRVFMDPLDDPFKAVDDELKRHQLGSTVHFALVDIHAEATSEKMAMGHYLDGRVSFVVGTHSHIPTADAQIFDGGTAYQTDAGMCGDYNSVIGMDKVEPISRFTKKLRGDRYSPALGPATLCGVFVETDDKSGLAKRIAPIRMGARLIETFPEL; from the coding sequence GTGAGAATTATATATCTTGGTGATCTGATCGGCCGCAGTGGTCGCAATATTGTCGCAGAAAAATTACCCGAAATCAAAGACCGGCTAAAACCAGATGCAATTATTGTTAATGGTGAAAATTCAGCAGCCGGGTTCGGTATTACTGAAAAAATAGCGCGGGAACTTTTTGATCTCGGCGTTAATGTTATATCAACGGGTAATCATGTCTGGGATCAAAAAGATATTAAAAGCTATATCAATAATGAACCGCGACTGATCAGGCCGATCAATTATCCGGAAGGAACGCCCGGTAAAGGCTCAACAATTTTTGAAGATAAAAGGGGCAGGCGTCTTCTTGTTATAAACGTGATGGGTAGGGTCTTTATGGATCCTCTTGATGATCCCTTTAAAGCTGTTGATGACGAACTTAAAAGACATCAGCTTGGTTCAACGGTCCATTTTGCTCTGGTTGATATACATGCGGAGGCAACATCGGAAAAAATGGCCATGGGCCATTATCTGGACGGACGCGTATCTTTTGTCGTTGGAACACATAGCCATATACCAACTGCGGATGCCCAAATTTTTGATGGCGGCACAGCTTACCAGACGGATGCGGGCATGTGCGGCGACTATAACAGTGTCATCGGTATGGATAAGGTGGAACCAATAAGCCGGTTTACCAAAAAACTTCGCGGGGATCGTTATTCTCCGGCTCTTGGTCCTGCAACCCTATGTGGCGTATTTGTCGAAACAGATGACAAATCCGGTCTTGCCAAAAGAATTGCGCCAATCAGAATGGGCGCGAGGCTTATTGAAACTTTTCCTGAACTTTAG
- the ruvC gene encoding crossover junction endodeoxyribonuclease RuvC, whose protein sequence is MINSRQRLVGFDPGLRKTGWGIIDVEGSRLSHVANGIIKTDNSLSLAERLVQLYEGLGQVIADWQPVSAAVEETFVNKNPNSTLKLGQARGISLLVPAMAGIPVSEYSPNHIKKAVVGSGHAGKEQVTAMLGILLPGVKINGEDAGDALAVAICHAHSGGVHGRLAEAMRNENLKTAGAQIIMKGARS, encoded by the coding sequence GTGATCAATAGTCGGCAACGATTGGTGGGGTTTGATCCCGGTCTGCGAAAAACCGGCTGGGGGATTATTGACGTCGAAGGATCACGCTTAAGCCATGTCGCAAATGGTATCATAAAAACAGACAACAGTCTTTCACTTGCGGAGAGACTGGTGCAGCTATACGAAGGGCTTGGACAGGTCATTGCTGACTGGCAACCGGTATCCGCAGCCGTTGAGGAAACGTTTGTTAATAAAAATCCAAACTCAACCTTGAAACTTGGTCAGGCCAGAGGAATATCACTTTTGGTGCCGGCAATGGCGGGAATTCCCGTTTCTGAATATTCCCCAAATCATATAAAAAAAGCGGTCGTGGGCTCAGGACATGCGGGAAAAGAACAGGTAACCGCTATGCTTGGAATATTGCTGCCGGGAGTAAAAATAAACGGTGAAGATGCCGGCGATGCACTGGCAGTCGCAATTTGTCATGCACATAGCGGGGGGGTACACGGAAGACTTGCTGAAGCTATGCGTAATGAAAACCTGAAAACCGCTGGTGCTCAAATCATAATGAAAGGGGCAAGGTCATGA
- the tolR gene encoding protein TolR: MQMHSGGGGRQMGRTKRYQQMSEINVTPFVDVMLVLLVVFMVAAPLLTVGVPIDLPNSRANNLPENDTPLSITIDKEGKIYLQDEQVELNQMVARISVIFENRKEDRIYVHGDKGVSYGRVMEVIGMLNGNGFSRVAMVTDPPR, from the coding sequence ATGCAGATGCATAGTGGTGGCGGCGGACGCCAGATGGGACGCACGAAACGATATCAGCAAATGAGTGAAATTAACGTTACACCTTTTGTTGATGTTATGCTCGTACTGCTTGTGGTTTTTATGGTTGCAGCGCCTTTGCTCACAGTAGGTGTGCCGATTGACCTACCGAATTCACGGGCAAATAACCTGCCAGAAAATGATACGCCGCTGTCCATTACCATTGATAAGGAAGGTAAAATTTATCTTCAGGATGAGCAGGTGGAACTCAACCAGATGGTTGCCCGCATTAGCGTAATTTTTGAAAACCGCAAGGAAGACCGCATTTATGTTCATGGGGATAAGGGCGTAAGTTATGGACGGGTCATGGAAGTAATTGGCATGTTAAACGGGAACGGTTTTTCACGGGTCGCCATGGTAACCGATCCACCACGGTAA
- a CDS encoding glycosyltransferase, which yields MPIKISHSINYFGTKARHTIISTNKDYSSEDIIQNGLNVVIDMSHHDIRGGLLHRIKKHRKYLKNCHGDLLITYNWGAVEWALANSFGPIMRHIHVESGFGPEEATNTIPRRNLFRRIALRNIEFLSVPSMKLVEIARTKWKIPEKKIKYIPNGVDLEKFSNAAEHYSISGFQKNTDEVIIGTIAPLRAEKNISRMINCFHTVISENPDIKTRLLIMGEGVERPKLDKLVKNLGIEDRVLFTGHISEPAKAIGALDIFAISSDTEQMPNSVNEAMAAGLPIVGLDVGDVKHMVSDENKDFIVAPGNDQTFNEAMKKLITDRNAQKTIGDANLAHVRKHYNRIDMYKKYAELWGIDPAD from the coding sequence GTGCCAATAAAAATCAGCCATTCAATTAATTATTTTGGCACTAAAGCACGGCACACTATCATTTCCACCAATAAGGATTATAGTAGTGAAGATATTATACAGAATGGTCTGAACGTTGTAATTGACATGTCCCATCACGACATTCGCGGTGGTTTGCTTCACAGGATTAAAAAACACAGAAAATATCTAAAAAACTGTCACGGTGATTTACTGATCACTTATAATTGGGGTGCCGTAGAATGGGCGCTGGCCAACAGTTTCGGACCGATCATGCGCCACATTCACGTGGAAAGCGGTTTTGGACCGGAGGAGGCAACGAATACTATCCCGCGCAGAAATTTATTCAGGAGAATTGCCCTGCGCAATATTGAATTTTTATCTGTTCCGTCAATGAAGCTGGTTGAAATTGCCCGAACAAAATGGAAAATTCCTGAAAAAAAGATAAAATATATACCAAACGGGGTTGATCTTGAAAAATTCAGCAATGCCGCTGAACATTATTCCATTTCCGGTTTTCAGAAAAATACTGATGAAGTCATCATCGGCACTATTGCGCCGCTCCGGGCGGAAAAAAATATTTCAAGAATGATCAACTGTTTTCACACTGTTATATCAGAAAACCCGGACATAAAAACAAGACTACTGATCATGGGCGAAGGCGTTGAAAGGCCAAAGCTTGATAAACTGGTAAAAAATCTTGGCATTGAAGACAGAGTTTTATTTACCGGGCATATTTCTGAGCCTGCCAAAGCTATCGGGGCGCTTGATATTTTTGCCATATCCTCTGACACCGAACAAATGCCCAATTCTGTAAATGAAGCCATGGCTGCAGGACTGCCAATTGTCGGGTTGGATGTGGGTGATGTAAAACATATGGTCTCAGACGAAAATAAGGATTTTATCGTCGCCCCCGGAAATGATCAGACCTTTAATGAAGCTATGAAAAAACTGATCACTGACCGTAATGCGCAAAAAACCATAGGCGATGCCAATCTAGCCCACGTGAGAAAACATTATAACCGGATAGATATGTATAAAAAATATGCCGAACTTTGGGGGATTGACCCGGCAGATTAA